Below is a window of Fulvitalea axinellae DNA.
TAAGTAAGGAACACCATGAACGGCACTTGCCATATCAAGGCTTTGGCGTCGGAGAGCTTACGGTAACGCTGGCGGATACCCAAGCGTTTCTTGATCTTAGCCCCCGCTTTCCAGTCACGGGCGAATGTTCCCTGGCGTCCGTACACCTTCACCAGGTTCTGTATCTCTATCCTGATTGGCTCCGACTTAGGTATAAGCTCCGCACTCGCCGTCTTGAAACTGGTAAGTATAAAGTACATCATGGCCGGTACGCCCAACAGACCGCCCAATCCGGCGACTATCTGCCAAGTAAGGGTCTCGATGTAGAAGTAAACCGAAAACCCGATGGCCACCCAAGCCACGAGTTGCAGAATACGCAAAGCCACGTGCAATTCCCTGAACCATTCCAAGAAAGTCTCCATAGCGGTGTAAAGCGTCGGTACCAGCACCAGCGTAAAAACGGTACTGAAAGCCAAGCCTCCGATCACCGTCACGGCGAATGGCGGGCCGATCATGCCCACATATTCGGAATCTCCCATGGCCAAAGGAATAAGAGCCACTATGGTAGTGAGAGACGTGATGGTAATAGGACGCAAACGCGCCAAGCCGGCCGTCATCAAAGCTCTGGAACGACTTTGGCCACGAGCCCTCAAGCTATTGGTGTAGTCGATAAGGATTATACTGTTGTTCACCACCACACCAAAGAGGATAAGGAACCCTGTAAGCGTGTTCTGGTTAAGCAACGGATGGCCCGTTATCATCAACATGAAGAATGATCCCGTAGCGGCCAGCGGAATGGTGAACATAAGCACCAAAGGCAGGAATGCCGATTCGAAAACCGAGGCCAAGATCATAAAGATCAGTACAAAGGCTACGGCTATCAGGAAGTAATATTCTTCGAAAACGTCCTCTTCCGGCACCCACTCCACCGCAATTCCCGACGGAATCATCATGTCGGCGATCAGGTTCTGTACGTCTTGGCGGGCGCCTTCAAGCGAGGCCTCGGATTCGCGGAGATCACTGTTGAAGTTATATGTCAGCTCGACGCGTCGTTCCTGATTCTCCCTCCGGATAGTGGCGTCGCCTGAGGCCAAGACCACGTTGCTGACCTGATCCAGCGGATAAACGGCGTCTTCGCCGGAAGTGATGCCTGTCTCCTTCAGTTCGGCCAAGGACCTGTCGCGTTTTTGCTTGCGGTCCTCTCCGGGAGGTATTGTCGTAATGGTTACGTCGTATTCTTCCTTGTCGCTTTTGAACTTGACATCGGCTGTGAATTCCTTGCCCGAAGAGTTAAGCTCACGGCTCACTTGGGAAAGGTTGACACCAAGCGCGGACATTAGCCTCGGGTCGAAATGCAAGTGGGCTTCGGGCCTTTCGCCTGTACTGCGCAGGCGAGCGTAGCTTATGAAGTCTTGTTCCTCAAGACGGTACTTGAGATCTTCGGCCACTATCAGCATCTTTTCGTAGTCGGCGCCCTTTACAAGGATCCGTTCACGGTTGCCACCTATCCCCATACTCTTGAGGAACGAACCCATGGCCGCCATCCCGCCACCGCCGGAACCAAACTTACCGTCCGATTCGGAGGCGTCGAGGGTAATATCGGCCCCTCCGCGTATTCCTTTGAGGCGACCTTCCACCTCTTCGCTTATCTGGTAAAACTCTTTTCCCCTGACCTTTTTGAAGTCGTCAACCAAAACAACGCTCACAACGGCGTCCCCTTCGTTTACTCCCACGACTATACTTTTCTTTTCGGCCAAGGAATCAAGCCTGTACTCAATCTCCTTAGTCACAAGGTCCGTGGTCTCAAGCGTGGCTCCCTCGGGCATACTGACATACACCTTGACAGTATCGGAAGCGGCTTCCTTTGATTCCGAACTGGTCAAGGTAAGCGCCAAGACCAAGGACACCACAAAAGCGACCACCGAAGACAACAATACTGTAGTAGGGTTACGGAAACAGAGCTTCAATACAGTGAAGTAAATCTGCACCACACGGTCCCTTACGGTCAGGTTGTCGAATATCTTCCCCTTGACCCTGCCTTTCCTTTTTAGGTACAGATGCATCAGCATAGGGATCAGCAACAAGGCCACGGCCAATGATACCAGCAACGTCGAGATAATCGAAGCGCCGATATTGCGTCCGAAGACCTGTACCATAAAGTCGGAAGTGAAGACAAAAGGCAGGAATACGGCCACGGTAGTAAGCGTAGCCGCTATCACCGAACGGAAAATCTCGCGAGAACCATCGGTTACGGCCCCGTCTGGCGATTGGCCGGAAGCGGACCTCCGGTATATATTTTCAAGTACTACAATGCCGTTATCAAGTAACATACCCACGGCCAGCGCCATCCCCATCAGCGTAAGGCTGTTGATGGAAATCTCCAAGCCATAGAAAAGATTGTAAGCCACAGTAACCGACACCGGAATAGCCAAAGCGATGATGCCGGCCAACGAGAAGTCGCGCAGAAATACCCACAACACGAACACCGCAAGCAGACCACCGATAAGGGAAAGGCGTATAATCTCGTCGATATTGCTTTCCATCTGTTCGGCCAAATCTTCCTGTATTTCCAATGAAGCGCCCATCGGTTTGAGTTCGGCGTTGAGCCTTTCTATCTCTGCCCGAGCTATATGGGCGGTTTCTATCAGGTTGGTTTCGTTATCGTTAATGAGCATCAGACTGACCGCCTCCTTGCCGTCCACACGGCTATAGGAGGTCTCGTCCTTCACGCCCACTATAACGGTAGCGATGTCGCGCAAAAGAACCGGTCCGTCCTTTTTCACCACTACTCGCTCTATGTCCTCGGGCTGGATAAACTCGGCGCTAACGTTGACAAACATTCTCTGGTCGCCTTCGGTAACGGCCCCAACAAACGCCTTGCTGGCGCTGGAACTGCTAAGCAGGGAACGTACCTTCGAAGGAGTCACGTTGTTCGCTTCGCAGGCCTTTTCGTCCAAGATTACCTCTACGGTCTTTTCTCGTCCGCCCAGCACTTCCACATGCGCCACGCCATCGACGTTGAGCAACTCGGGAGCCACCTCCTCGTCGGCTATGTTACGTACCCGGTCCACGTCGCCCGTACCGGAAAGGCGCAACAACATCAGCTGTTTGGATAGCTTATCCGTATCGATTTTCTGAATGACGGCCCTGAAGCCTTCCGGCAAGGTAGGCAACACGCCGTCGATCTTCTCTTGGAGCCTAAGGTAAGCGAACTTCAGGTTCACCCCCTCCTCATACTCGATCCTCAAGGTGCCGTTTCTCCGGCTAGCGTCAGAGGTCAGCCTTTCGATTCCCCGCAAGGTTCCGATAGCTCCCTCCAACGGCACGACGGCTTGCGTCTCCATGTAAGAGGGCGCCACTTCCTGCGGAGCGATCACCTTGACCACCAGTTGCGGACTCTCCACACTTGGGAACAGCTCTACCTTCAGCCGGTCATAAGAGACCACCCCCAGCATCACCAACCCCAGGAAGAGCATGCAAATCGTTATCTTTCGATCTATTAAAAATCTCATCCTTTACCATTTAAAAGTAAAGCGCGGGCAAACGCGCCTAGACAAGCTCCTGTTCGGGCTCCTGTTGTTTCTTGCCCATCAAAGCGGTCACCCAAGTATCGAACACCTCGTATACACACGGGATTACCACCAAAGTCAACAACGTGGAGGTTACTAGCCCGCCGATAACGGCCCAGGCCATCGGGGCGCGAAGCTCGGCTCCGTCGCCAAAACCGAACACCATCGGTAACAGGGCGAGAATCGTGGTCAAACTGGTCATGACAATCGGACGGATCCTTTGCTCGCCGGCCAACACGATGGCCTTGCGCAGAGGATAGCCTTCGGCTTTGCGCTGGTTAATGGCGTCGACCAATATGATGGAGTCGTTGACGGCAATACCCGCCAGCATGATTATGCCTATATAAGCCATGATATTCAACGGCTCGCCGATAAAGAAGAAGGTAAGGATAGAACCGACGGCCGCCAGCGGAATAGTGAGCAGAATGGTGAACGGGTGCACCAAAGACTCGAACTGCGAAGCCATAACCATATACACCAGAATCACGGATAGAATCAAAGCGAAAGTAAGCATATCGACTGATTCCTTGCGTTGCTCTTCCTGCCCGGTCACCTTCACTCTGTAGCCTTGCGGCAAGGGCAATTGCGAAAGCTTCTCTTCCAAACCGAGCACCACATGATCGAAAGGCTTACCGTCCTTCACATGCGCGGTGATTTTTCCGATTTTGTTCTGGTTTCTTCTCAGCACTTCTTTAGGCGAATCACTGATCGAAACGCTGGCCACGTCGGAAAGGCGGAAATACTTTTCGCCCACCTGTACCGGAATGTCACGTAATTCGGTGAGATACGTGTCGGGCATTTTCACCCGAATCTCCTTCATTTCGCCTTCGTATTCGAACTTTCCGGCGTCTTCGCCCAACAGTCGGCCCTTTAACTGGGAGACGATCTGCTCGACCGTTACGCCGTAGATTCCGGCACGCACCTTATCGATAGTCACATCGACCTGTTTGGCTCCGCCTT
It encodes the following:
- a CDS encoding efflux RND transporter permease subunit, with protein sequence MRFLIDRKITICMLFLGLVMLGVVSYDRLKVELFPSVESPQLVVKVIAPQEVAPSYMETQAVVPLEGAIGTLRGIERLTSDASRRNGTLRIEYEEGVNLKFAYLRLQEKIDGVLPTLPEGFRAVIQKIDTDKLSKQLMLLRLSGTGDVDRVRNIADEEVAPELLNVDGVAHVEVLGGREKTVEVILDEKACEANNVTPSKVRSLLSSSSASKAFVGAVTEGDQRMFVNVSAEFIQPEDIERVVVKKDGPVLLRDIATVIVGVKDETSYSRVDGKEAVSLMLINDNETNLIETAHIARAEIERLNAELKPMGASLEIQEDLAEQMESNIDEIIRLSLIGGLLAVFVLWVFLRDFSLAGIIALAIPVSVTVAYNLFYGLEISINSLTLMGMALAVGMLLDNGIVVLENIYRRSASGQSPDGAVTDGSREIFRSVIAATLTTVAVFLPFVFTSDFMVQVFGRNIGASIISTLLVSLAVALLLIPMLMHLYLKRKGRVKGKIFDNLTVRDRVVQIYFTVLKLCFRNPTTVLLSSVVAFVVSLVLALTLTSSESKEAASDTVKVYVSMPEGATLETTDLVTKEIEYRLDSLAEKKSIVVGVNEGDAVVSVVLVDDFKKVRGKEFYQISEEVEGRLKGIRGGADITLDASESDGKFGSGGGGMAAMGSFLKSMGIGGNRERILVKGADYEKMLIVAEDLKYRLEEQDFISYARLRSTGERPEAHLHFDPRLMSALGVNLSQVSRELNSSGKEFTADVKFKSDKEEYDVTITTIPPGEDRKQKRDRSLAELKETGITSGEDAVYPLDQVSNVVLASGDATIRRENQERRVELTYNFNSDLRESEASLEGARQDVQNLIADMMIPSGIAVEWVPEEDVFEEYYFLIAVAFVLIFMILASVFESAFLPLVLMFTIPLAATGSFFMLMITGHPLLNQNTLTGFLILFGVVVNNSIILIDYTNSLRARGQSRSRALMTAGLARLRPITITSLTTIVALIPLAMGDSEYVGMIGPPFAVTVIGGLAFSTVFTLVLVPTLYTAMETFLEWFRELHVALRILQLVAWVAIGFSVYFYIETLTWQIVAGLGGLLGVPAMMYFILTSFKTASAELIPKSEPIRIEIQNLVKVYGRQGTFARDWKAGAKIKKRLGIRQRYRKLSDAKALIWQVPFMVFLTYFTFFYLESSFWNFMGTLLFIYSLSAVLKPIFSGRFHLKGWVKNVLYWLSPMPGAAYFFMRWQNPPLLIFFLIITYLLLFANRKTKEVNDENFRLKNYKWYKRGLMAMVSKLPYFGKKTPPFRALDGVSFDIKQGMFGLLGPNGAGKSTLMRIVCGILEQSYGKVWINGIDTMEKREELQGLIGFLPQEFGTYENMSAYEFLDYQAILKKITEPTVRAERVEYVLKSVHLWDKKDSKIGSFSGGMKQRVGIAHILLHLPRILVVDEPTAGLDPKERIRFRNLLVELSRERVVIFSTHILEDISSSCDQVAVIQRGDLKYFGSTRYMSRTAEGKVWLLDIPVEDFEEADKKYHVVHHMEVDDKVRIKCLARTSPAPEAREVKPTLEDAYLWLLNYEVNKREEEQEGVPA